One Tolypothrix bouteillei VB521301 DNA window includes the following coding sequences:
- a CDS encoding AAA family ATPase: MRALELSLEGFTSFRSRETLDFSELDLFAITGPTGAGKTSLLDAITFALYGHVARFGKDATAKELVSLGSQNLKVSFRFSVRGVEYRVTRTWRDRPKTAESKVLLEWLQNDTWEKLETKNVTKRIEQVLAMDYETFTRVILLPQGKFDEFIKGSKVKRREILRDLAGFQIFERMRQQAQGQADGLKKEYQILERQLEELELPSTELFAEKQQQCKTLEQGIVGLNEAVFKAQKALDKEESLLKQIERLNEMRSQLEQLISQSGKIEEYKLRLQQSQAADQIKDTYALVKAARERFTKAQAEVVSTQKNLTQATQELEQNKTKLDEVTEYQKQVEAQFKVREEALTSARNYEEQKQQYQTELTRSRQTLSQRQNNLALAKQELSNAEKKLQAASQQVEDAEKELTQYSPGGTRLDQLQEVSQRLGSYKLLQEQTDNFRQKLEQTILERQNLEKKARENRGKLEKAKLVLQEKQKVLQEAEAANQIALQSNHAAALRQTLHDGDNCPVCNGTYVTASLLSLPEIEQVDTTELLSQKEEAEKEYKAIEKSVAIAETNLENAKQKEVEAQEELANSEKRLTKLKQEISSVLETDGWEINALNKEFKALQESDRLYHQTLSKQKDAAARVRETQQALEATRKTHTTAVTECDRAQQEAQRWENQLQEVETKLHEISGGKSHAQLQTELEKDKQKLEKQLKQVTEAYQVAEKKVIRYETEDKKARDDADTARRQEQQLESTWQVALVSEGFTEESFLTARADSKQQTFWKGEILDYDTGKVEIETRVEEAKSQVGDRTTTPETIQSLRDAKSAADGELKQAQNQLAQLMAWIQDARSKQKQAEKRQEELSLVRTQADTYTNLARSLKTDEFQAFALEHLERELVTRATHVLQELTDSRYALRIQDGDYSVEDNWNGGDLRRVQTLSGGETFAASLSMALALSEKLSMGAELGSLFLDEGFGTLDADTLETVYQILQSLRQQDRLIGVITHVKALGERLPQVKVYKRPEGSKIEVEIF, translated from the coding sequence ATGCGAGCGCTTGAATTATCCCTTGAAGGTTTTACCAGTTTTCGCTCTCGCGAAACTCTCGATTTTTCCGAACTCGATCTGTTTGCCATCACGGGACCCACAGGCGCAGGCAAAACTTCTCTTCTGGATGCTATCACTTTTGCACTTTACGGTCATGTTGCTCGATTTGGAAAGGATGCGACTGCTAAAGAACTGGTGAGTCTTGGAAGCCAAAATCTGAAAGTCAGTTTTCGCTTCTCAGTCCGTGGAGTGGAGTATCGCGTCACTCGGACTTGGCGGGATCGTCCTAAAACTGCTGAGAGTAAAGTTCTGTTGGAATGGCTGCAAAATGACACCTGGGAAAAATTGGAGACAAAGAATGTCACCAAGCGAATCGAGCAAGTGTTGGCGATGGATTATGAAACTTTTACTCGTGTCATTTTATTGCCTCAAGGTAAGTTTGATGAATTTATTAAAGGAAGTAAAGTTAAACGTCGGGAAATATTGCGGGATTTAGCTGGCTTTCAGATTTTTGAAAGAATGCGCCAACAAGCTCAAGGACAAGCTGATGGTTTGAAAAAGGAATATCAAATTCTCGAGCGTCAGTTGGAGGAGTTAGAGTTACCCTCAACAGAGTTATTTGCAGAAAAACAACAGCAGTGCAAAACTCTCGAACAGGGGATAGTTGGGTTGAACGAAGCAGTCTTTAAAGCACAAAAAGCGCTGGATAAAGAAGAAAGTTTGTTAAAGCAAATAGAGCGGTTAAACGAGATGCGATCGCAGTTAGAGCAACTGATTTCTCAATCTGGAAAAATTGAAGAATATAAACTACGGCTGCAACAATCTCAAGCTGCTGACCAAATTAAGGACACTTATGCTTTGGTGAAAGCTGCTAGAGAGAGATTCACAAAAGCACAGGCTGAGGTTGTTTCTACACAAAAAAATCTCACTCAAGCCACGCAGGAATTAGAGCAAAATAAGACAAAACTTGATGAAGTTACAGAATACCAAAAACAGGTAGAAGCTCAGTTCAAGGTGAGAGAGGAAGCTTTAACCTCAGCGCGAAATTATGAAGAACAAAAACAGCAGTATCAAACGGAATTAACACGCAGCCGTCAAACACTCTCCCAAAGACAGAATAATTTAGCTTTAGCCAAGCAGGAATTAAGTAATGCTGAGAAGAAACTGCAAGCGGCTAGCCAGCAAGTTGAAGATGCGGAAAAGGAACTGACTCAATATTCTCCAGGTGGTACTCGGTTAGATCAACTTCAGGAGGTGTCACAACGGCTTGGTTCTTATAAGTTATTACAGGAACAGACTGATAATTTTCGTCAAAAATTAGAGCAAACAATTTTAGAACGGCAAAACTTAGAGAAAAAAGCTCGGGAAAATCGGGGAAAATTAGAAAAAGCAAAATTAGTTTTACAAGAAAAGCAAAAAGTTTTACAAGAAGCTGAAGCAGCGAATCAGATCGCATTACAAAGTAACCATGCTGCTGCTTTACGTCAGACATTACATGATGGAGATAACTGTCCTGTTTGTAATGGAACATATGTAACAGCAAGCCTACTAAGTTTACCAGAGATTGAGCAAGTTGATACAACAGAATTGTTATCTCAGAAAGAGGAAGCAGAAAAAGAGTATAAGGCAATAGAGAAATCTGTTGCTATAGCCGAAACAAATTTAGAAAATGCCAAGCAAAAAGAAGTAGAAGCTCAAGAGGAATTAGCTAATTCTGAGAAGCGATTAACCAAGTTAAAACAGGAAATTAGCTCTGTACTGGAAACAGATGGTTGGGAAATCAACGCACTGAATAAAGAATTTAAAGCATTGCAAGAAAGCGATCGCTTATATCATCAAACTTTATCCAAACAAAAAGATGCAGCAGCACGGGTGCGCGAAACTCAACAAGCATTAGAAGCCACTCGCAAGACTCATACAACAGCTGTAACAGAATGCGATCGGGCTCAACAGGAAGCCCAACGTTGGGAAAATCAATTGCAGGAAGTGGAAACAAAATTGCATGAGATTTCTGGGGGTAAATCCCATGCACAGCTGCAAACAGAATTAGAAAAAGACAAGCAGAAATTGGAAAAACAACTGAAACAGGTGACTGAGGCTTATCAAGTTGCAGAGAAAAAAGTGATTCGGTATGAAACTGAAGACAAAAAAGCTCGCGATGATGCAGATACAGCACGTCGTCAAGAACAACAGCTCGAATCCACTTGGCAAGTTGCACTTGTTTCTGAAGGGTTTACTGAGGAAAGTTTTCTAACGGCGCGGGCTGATTCCAAACAGCAAACTTTTTGGAAAGGAGAGATTTTAGATTACGATACAGGGAAAGTGGAAATAGAAACACGAGTTGAAGAAGCCAAATCACAGGTAGGCGATCGCACCACAACCCCAGAGACCATCCAATCTTTGCGAGATGCCAAGAGTGCAGCTGATGGAGAACTCAAACAAGCACAAAATCAACTGGCTCAATTAATGGCTTGGATACAAGATGCTCGATCGAAGCAGAAGCAAGCTGAAAAACGCCAAGAGGAATTGTCTTTAGTAAGGACACAAGCAGATACTTATACCAATCTCGCTCGCAGCCTCAAAACGGATGAATTTCAAGCTTTTGCTTTGGAACACTTAGAAAGAGAGTTGGTAACTCGTGCAACCCATGTTTTGCAAGAACTCACAGATTCTCGCTATGCGCTGAGAATTCAAGATGGAGATTACTCGGTTGAGGATAATTGGAATGGTGGTGACTTGAGACGAGTACAAACTCTTTCAGGTGGCGAAACATTTGCTGCATCTCTTTCTATGGCACTTGCTTTGTCGGAAAAATTATCTATGGGTGCAGAGTTAGGGAGTCTGTTTTTAGATGAAGGATTTGGAACATTGGATGCAGATACGCTAGAAACTGTCTACCAAATTTTACAATCTTTACGACAGCAGGACCGATTGATTGGGGTCATTACTCATGTTAAGGCATTGGGAGAGCGATTGCCACAAGTGAAGGTTTATAAGCGTCCGGAGGGCTCAAAGATAGAAGTTGAGATATTTTAA
- a CDS encoding metallophosphoesterase family protein, whose product MRLIHTADWHLGKRLKGEDRTPEIAAALDEILKQAKARQVDAVLVAGDIYDVPNPPAEAEQVAYNFFCKLKEAKIPAVAIAGNHDSAFRFDGIAKLLSFVGVQALGRPQPPNKGGVIHVDTPSGKLCVAAMPFASERRLLKYEDLWDKDDLEQRQHYRFQVQKLLGKLATQFRDDSVNVIMAHMTIEGSLRAYSEVDYYTRDTYLISGQTLPPTAQYIALGHIHKPQKISHAAPTCYAGSLVQIDFGEAGEEKGFYLVEVEPGRPAKPEFIPVPCQKPLKVVRCHENDLEDTLEANRTHPGFLKLVVELTAPKTGLAEMVRKVCPQTLIVEPHYLKTEQEIATEYREDNQFDAVEEFRRYYLQRHENTVPPSILEAFEKLYQEMSDASA is encoded by the coding sequence ATGCGCTTAATCCATACTGCTGATTGGCATTTAGGAAAACGACTTAAAGGTGAAGACCGCACGCCAGAAATTGCAGCGGCGCTCGATGAAATACTCAAGCAAGCAAAAGCACGACAAGTGGATGCTGTTTTAGTAGCAGGTGATATTTATGATGTTCCAAATCCACCTGCTGAAGCCGAACAAGTTGCCTATAATTTCTTCTGTAAACTGAAAGAGGCAAAAATTCCTGCAGTTGCGATCGCGGGAAATCACGACTCTGCTTTTCGTTTTGATGGGATCGCAAAACTTCTCTCATTTGTGGGAGTCCAAGCGTTAGGGAGACCGCAACCGCCAAACAAAGGGGGTGTGATTCACGTTGACACTCCTAGTGGAAAGTTGTGCGTTGCAGCGATGCCATTTGCCTCGGAACGTAGATTATTGAAATATGAAGATTTGTGGGATAAAGATGATTTAGAACAACGCCAGCATTACCGCTTTCAGGTACAAAAACTTTTAGGTAAACTAGCAACTCAGTTCCGAGATGATAGCGTTAACGTTATCATGGCACACATGACCATTGAAGGGTCTTTACGAGCTTACTCAGAAGTCGATTACTATACGCGAGATACATATCTTATCTCCGGGCAAACTTTACCACCGACAGCCCAGTATATTGCCCTCGGTCACATTCACAAACCCCAAAAGATTTCTCACGCCGCACCGACTTGTTACGCAGGGTCTTTAGTTCAGATTGATTTTGGTGAAGCAGGGGAAGAAAAAGGATTTTATCTCGTTGAAGTAGAACCGGGACGCCCTGCAAAACCAGAATTTATTCCTGTTCCTTGCCAAAAGCCTTTAAAAGTTGTTCGATGTCATGAAAACGATTTAGAAGACACTTTAGAAGCTAATCGGACGCATCCAGGATTTTTAAAGTTGGTGGTTGAACTAACAGCGCCTAAAACGGGTTTAGCTGAGATGGTGCGTAAAGTTTGTCCCCAGACATTGATTGTCGAACCTCATTACTTAAAAACCGAGCAAGAAATTGCGACTGAGTACCGGGAAGACAATCAATTTGATGCTGTGGAAGAGTTTCGCCGCTACTACTTGCAGCGTCATGAAAACACGGTACCGCCATCGATATTAGAAGCATTTGAAAAACTATATCAGGAGATGAGTGATGCGAGCGCTTGA